In a single window of the Alosa sapidissima isolate fAloSap1 chromosome 18, fAloSap1.pri, whole genome shotgun sequence genome:
- the hmgb2b gene encoding high mobility group protein B2b gives MVKGDVNKPKGKTSAYAYFVQTCRDEHKRKTPDVPVNFAAFSKKCSERWRSLTAPDKIRFEDMAKADKVRYDREMTTYVPPKGMGKRGKKKKDPNAPKRPPSAFFIFCSDHRSNIKGENPSLTIGEIAKKLGELWSKQSAKDRAPYDQKAAKLKEKYEKEIAAYRAKTGMGGGAKRGPGRPQPAAMAGRQAEPQDDDDEDEDDEDDDDEDDDEDDE, from the exons ATGGTCAAAGGAGACGTGAATAAGCCCAAGGGCAAGACGTCTGCGTACGCTTACTTTGTGCAGACTTGCAGGGACGAGCATAAGAGAAAAACTCCGGATGTTCCCGTCAACTTCGCCGCGTTCTCCAAGAAATGCTCCGAACGGTGGAGG TCATTAACGGCCCCTGATAAGATCAGGTTTGAGGACATGGCGAAGGCAGACAAGGTCCGTTACGACCGGGAGATGACGACTTATGTTCCCCCAAAAGGAATGGGCAAACGGGGCAAGAAGAAGAAGGACCCTAATGCACCCAAACGTCCCCC CTCTGCATTCTTCATCTTCTGCTCAGACCACCGTTCTAATATTAAGGGCGAGAATCCAAGTCTGACCATTGGTGAGATTGCCAAGAAACTGGGTGAGCTGTGGTCCAAGCAGAGTGCCAAGGACCGTGCTCCATATGACCAGAAGGCTGCCAAGCTGAAGGAGAAGTACGAGAAG GAAATTGCAGCATACCGTGCTAAGACAGGCATGGGTGGCGGAGCCAAGAGGGGTCCTGGCCGACCACAACCAGCTGCTATGGCTGGCAGACAGGCAGAGCCTCAGGATGACGACGACGAGGACgaagatgatgaggatgatgatgacgaggatgatgatgaggatgatgagtaG